From a single Campylobacter concisus genomic region:
- a CDS encoding DUF4810 domain-containing protein: MASKIRLASLALFALFLAGCGHSNGPRSLYYWDGSYSSSLYGYLNEEGDTNEQISRLENLVQISTQKGYKIAPGVYAHLGLLYLNNGNLGAANANFDKEVQNFPESREYINFIKGSKNLTPKKVEQKEGTNNEK; encoded by the coding sequence ATGGCAAGTAAAATAAGGCTTGCCAGCCTTGCGCTTTTTGCGCTATTTTTAGCAGGTTGCGGCCATTCAAACGGCCCAAGATCACTTTATTATTGGGACGGATCATATAGTAGCTCGCTATATGGTTATCTAAATGAAGAGGGCGATACAAACGAGCAAATTTCACGCTTAGAAAATCTGGTGCAGATATCAACACAAAAGGGCTATAAGATCGCTCCTGGCGTATACGCACACCTTGGACTTTTGTATTTAAATAATGGAAATTTAGGTGCTGCAAATGCAAATTTTGACAAAGAAGTGCAAAATTTCCCAGAGTCAAGGGAGTATATAAATTTCATCAAAGGCTCTAAAAATTTAACTCCAAAAAAAGTAGAGCAAAAAGAGGGGACAAATAATGAAAAATAG
- a CDS encoding CsgG/HfaB family protein, which yields MKNIFKFGAVLLTAALFAGCASESSRVVETPKVASYGTVYNGQKISVSIGRFNNQSAYQNGVFADGEDRLGNQAQSILITNLQQSGRFLVLDRSNMKVIKQESELSKTAQNLKGARYVITGDVTEFGRKTTGDHQLFGILGKGKQQTAYSKVNLNIVDTKTAEVVYSVSGAGEYTLSNREIIGFGGTAGYDSTLNGKVLSLAIIEAVNNLVNGIESGAWQVK from the coding sequence ATGAAAAATATATTTAAATTTGGTGCAGTTTTGCTTACAGCAGCTCTTTTTGCTGGATGTGCAAGTGAGAGCTCAAGGGTTGTTGAAACTCCAAAAGTAGCAAGCTACGGCACAGTTTACAATGGCCAAAAAATTTCAGTTTCGATAGGTCGATTTAATAATCAATCAGCTTACCAAAATGGCGTATTTGCTGATGGTGAAGATAGGCTTGGTAACCAAGCTCAAAGCATTTTGATCACAAATTTACAGCAAAGTGGTAGATTTTTGGTGCTTGATAGATCAAATATGAAAGTAATCAAACAAGAGAGTGAGCTAAGTAAAACTGCTCAAAATCTAAAAGGCGCAAGATACGTGATAACTGGTGATGTGACCGAGTTTGGACGAAAAACTACGGGTGATCATCAGCTATTTGGCATACTTGGCAAAGGCAAGCAACAAACTGCCTATTCAAAGGTAAATTTAAATATCGTTGATACCAAAACGGCTGAGGTTGTCTATTCGGTTAGCGGCGCTGGCGAATACACCCTTTCAAACAGAGAGATCATCGGCTTTGGTGGCACAGCAGGATACGACTCTACGCTAAATGGCAAGGTTTTAAGTCTAGCTATTATTGAAGCGGTAAATAATCTAGTAAATGGCATAGAAAGTGGAGCATGGCAAGTAAAATAA
- a CDS encoding MATE family efflux transporter, whose protein sequence is MVNKIKDQNTKFFSNADLAKLFFPIAVEQFLEYSLGLANSLMAASVSESAVSAISLVEFVMALFISIFTAIATGGSVVASQYLGNKQSGNAKITANQLVWFSFIFALFIAAVIIVLKDIILDYVFGDIGEQVRHDASHYLVFSAISAPFLAVYAAAAAIFRTMSNAKLPMYIMAAANLLNVLLTAISIYTFHIGILGIAISTLIAKMLACFVIVYLLLDVRLKLHIRKSFIYKFDYEIIKKILNIGVPYGFENSMFYVGRIIVLSLVSLFGTASIAANAVGGTIVMFQVLPGMAIGTGLSVVISRCVGANDFAQAKFYVRKSMISIYIVQLFSTAVILLLLEPLLLIYNLSEEAINLTRQIVWYHGIAMCLIWPLAYTYPTVFRAAGDAKYPMIVNLICMFACRVILAYIFALTFDLGMIGTWFAMFADWAVKAVLFTIRYLKGTWMKFKAI, encoded by the coding sequence ATGGTAAACAAAATCAAAGATCAAAATACAAAATTTTTCTCAAATGCCGACCTTGCAAAGCTATTTTTCCCTATTGCGGTTGAGCAGTTTTTAGAGTATAGCTTAGGGCTTGCAAACTCGCTAATGGCGGCAAGTGTTAGTGAAAGCGCTGTAAGTGCGATTAGTCTTGTGGAATTTGTCATGGCGCTATTTATTAGCATATTTACAGCTATCGCTACTGGCGGCTCAGTGGTTGCTAGCCAGTATCTTGGTAATAAACAAAGTGGCAATGCCAAAATCACAGCAAATCAGCTCGTTTGGTTTAGTTTTATCTTTGCCCTTTTTATCGCAGCGGTCATCATAGTTTTAAAAGATATTATCCTAGATTATGTCTTTGGCGATATTGGAGAGCAAGTAAGGCATGATGCTAGCCACTATCTTGTTTTCTCGGCCATTTCCGCGCCATTTTTGGCTGTCTATGCAGCAGCTGCAGCGATCTTTCGCACAATGTCAAACGCAAAGCTTCCTATGTATATTATGGCGGCTGCAAATTTATTAAATGTACTTCTAACTGCCATTAGTATTTATACATTTCATATAGGCATTTTAGGCATCGCCATCAGTACGCTTATAGCCAAGATGCTCGCTTGCTTTGTTATAGTCTATTTGCTTCTTGATGTAAGGCTAAAACTTCACATAAGAAAGAGCTTTATCTATAAATTTGACTACGAGATCATCAAGAAAATTTTAAATATCGGCGTACCTTATGGCTTTGAAAATTCGATGTTTTATGTGGGTCGCATCATCGTTTTGAGCCTTGTTTCGCTATTTGGCACAGCAAGTATCGCTGCAAATGCCGTGGGTGGGACGATCGTGATGTTTCAAGTACTCCCTGGCATGGCGATAGGCACAGGACTTAGTGTAGTTATCTCAAGGTGCGTTGGCGCAAACGACTTTGCTCAGGCTAAATTTTACGTAAGAAAGTCGATGATAAGTATCTATATTGTCCAGCTTTTTAGCACAGCAGTAATTTTGCTTTTACTTGAGCCATTGCTTCTTATTTATAATCTCTCGGAAGAGGCCATAAATTTAACAAGGCAGATCGTCTGGTATCACGGTATCGCTATGTGTCTTATTTGGCCACTTGCCTACACATATCCGACCGTTTTTCGTGCTGCAGGGGATGCTAAATATCCGATGATTGTAAATTTAATTTGTATGTTTGCTTGTAGAGTCATATTGGCCTATATTTTTGCGCTCACATTTGATCTTGGTATGATAGGTACTTGGTTTGCAATGTTTGCTGACTGGGCTGTAAAGGCGGTGCTTTTTACGATTAGATACCTAAAAGGCACATGGATGAAATTTAAAGCTATTTAA
- a CDS encoding acetyl-CoA carboxylase biotin carboxylase subunit — protein MELKRILIANRGEIALRALRTIKEMGKEAVVVYSTADKDALYVKYADVAICIGKERSSDSYLNIPAIISAAEISEADAIFPGYGFLSENQNFVEICSHHKIKFIGPSVAAMALMSDKSKAKQVMQRAGVPVIPGSDGAVADTKAAKELAKKIGYPVILKAAAGGGGRGMRVVEKEADLEKAFWSAESEAMSAFGDGTMYMEKYILNPRHIEVQVIGDSHGNVLHIGERDCSMQRRHQKLIEESPAILLDEKTRERLHETAIKAAKAIGYEGAGTFEFLVDKNLDFYFIEMNTRLQVEHTVSEMVSGLDIIELMIKVAEGEALPSQESIELKGHAIECRITAEDPNTFTPCPGKITKYVCPGGRNVRMDSHIYQDYSIPPYYDSMIGKLVVWDTDRNRAIHKMKVALDQLIINGIKTTKDFHIAMMENKDFLSNNYDTNYLSRH, from the coding sequence ATGGAATTAAAAAGAATTTTAATCGCAAACCGAGGCGAAATCGCTCTTCGTGCTTTGCGAACGATAAAGGAGATGGGTAAAGAAGCCGTTGTAGTTTATTCAACCGCTGATAAAGACGCACTTTACGTAAAATATGCCGACGTAGCTATTTGCATCGGTAAAGAGCGCTCAAGTGACAGCTATCTAAACATCCCAGCTATCATAAGCGCAGCTGAGATCAGCGAAGCAGACGCTATCTTCCCAGGTTATGGCTTTTTAAGTGAAAATCAAAATTTTGTTGAAATTTGCTCACACCACAAGATCAAATTCATTGGACCAAGCGTTGCTGCGATGGCTTTGATGAGCGACAAGAGCAAGGCAAAACAGGTCATGCAAAGAGCTGGCGTGCCAGTCATCCCTGGCTCAGACGGCGCTGTGGCTGACACAAAAGCTGCAAAAGAGCTAGCTAAAAAGATCGGCTATCCTGTCATCTTAAAGGCTGCTGCAGGTGGTGGCGGACGTGGTATGCGCGTGGTTGAAAAAGAGGCTGATTTAGAAAAAGCATTTTGGTCTGCTGAGAGCGAGGCGATGAGTGCATTTGGCGATGGCACGATGTATATGGAAAAATATATCCTAAACCCACGCCACATCGAAGTTCAAGTAATTGGCGATAGCCATGGCAATGTACTTCACATCGGCGAGCGTGACTGCTCTATGCAGCGTCGCCACCAAAAGCTGATCGAAGAAAGCCCAGCTATTTTACTTGATGAAAAAACAAGAGAGAGGCTTCACGAAACAGCCATAAAAGCGGCAAAAGCGATCGGCTACGAGGGAGCTGGTACGTTTGAGTTTTTGGTTGATAAAAATTTGGACTTTTACTTCATCGAGATGAATACAAGACTTCAAGTTGAGCACACAGTGAGCGAAATGGTAAGCGGACTTGATATCATCGAGCTTATGATAAAAGTGGCTGAAGGCGAGGCGCTACCATCACAAGAGAGCATTGAGCTAAAAGGTCATGCGATCGAGTGCAGGATAACAGCTGAAGATCCAAATACATTTACACCGTGTCCTGGCAAGATCACAAAATATGTCTGCCCAGGTGGCCGCAATGTAAGAATGGATAGTCATATCTATCAAGATTATTCGATACCGCCATATTACGATAGCATGATCGGTAAACTCGTGGTTTGGGATACTGATAGAAATAGGGCGATCCATAAGATGAAAGTAGCTCTTGATCAGCTCATAATAAATGGCATAAAAACAACAAAAGATTTTCACATCGCCATGATGGAAAATAAAGACTTTTTAAGCAATAACTACGATACAAATTATCTTTCAAGACACTAA
- the accB gene encoding acetyl-CoA carboxylase biotin carboxyl carrier protein, with product MKKEDIKELIEFFNDMEMNHIKIKSGDFEVELEKFSDYCAPAKPAAQAPAPAPVNVVVNSEVKPAANSPKDSIKSPMVGTFYAAPSPGAAPFVKVGQRVRKGDVVGIIEAMKIMNEIEAEFDCQITEMLVSDGQPVEFGLPLFGVEKN from the coding sequence ATGAAAAAAGAAGATATAAAAGAGCTTATCGAATTTTTTAATGATATGGAGATGAATCATATCAAAATAAAAAGTGGCGATTTTGAGGTAGAGCTTGAAAAATTTTCAGATTATTGCGCGCCTGCTAAACCAGCAGCACAAGCACCAGCTCCAGCACCTGTAAATGTAGTCGTTAATTCAGAGGTAAAACCAGCTGCAAACTCGCCAAAAGATAGCATAAAATCTCCTATGGTAGGTACTTTCTACGCTGCTCCAAGTCCAGGCGCTGCTCCATTTGTAAAAGTAGGTCAAAGAGTAAGAAAAGGCGATGTAGTAGGTATCATCGAGGCTATGAAGATCATGAACGAGATCGAGGCTGAGTTTGACTGCCAGATCACTGAGATGCTAGTCTCTGACGGACAGCCAGTTGAGTTTGGATTGCCGTTATTTGGCGTGGAGAAAAATTAA
- a CDS encoding DUF3737 family protein: MQEKNAEIFTGERAMFGTKSVNFTNCIFEDGESPLKHSSNLKLNECVFAYKYPLWYASDITLNGGYLETLARAGMWYSANLSFKDALINAPKSFRKSSQISLENINFSDASETLWGCADVKIKNVFAKGDYFGANSENLEIDGLNLDGNYCFDGCKNVHITNSKLISKDAFWNCENVIAQNCLISGEYLAWNSKNVTLINCTIKSLQALCYVENLVVKDCIFMDTSLAFEYSSVDVSTSGAIKSIKNPKSGVIRAAKIDEIIINENLVDTKGIKIIITEK, translated from the coding sequence ATGCAAGAGAAAAATGCAGAAATTTTTACTGGCGAGCGTGCGATGTTTGGGACAAAAAGCGTAAATTTTACAAACTGCATCTTTGAAGATGGCGAGTCGCCGCTAAAACACAGCTCAAATTTAAAGCTAAATGAGTGCGTTTTTGCCTACAAATACCCACTTTGGTACGCAAGCGATATCACGCTAAATGGTGGATACTTGGAGACTCTAGCAAGAGCTGGCATGTGGTACAGTGCAAATTTAAGCTTCAAAGACGCGCTCATCAACGCTCCAAAAAGCTTTAGAAAAAGCTCACAAATTTCATTAGAAAATATAAATTTTTCAGATGCTAGTGAAACACTTTGGGGATGCGCGGATGTGAAGATAAAAAATGTTTTTGCAAAAGGCGATTACTTTGGAGCAAATAGCGAAAATTTAGAGATTGATGGGCTAAATTTAGACGGAAACTACTGCTTTGATGGTTGTAAAAATGTCCATATCACAAACTCAAAACTTATCTCAAAAGATGCTTTTTGGAACTGCGAAAACGTGATCGCACAAAATTGCCTAATCTCAGGCGAATATCTGGCTTGGAACTCAAAAAATGTAACGCTCATAAACTGCACGATAAAGAGCTTGCAAGCCCTTTGCTACGTGGAAAATTTGGTCGTAAAAGATTGCATTTTTATGGATACAAGTCTTGCGTTTGAGTATTCAAGTGTCGATGTGAGCACAAGCGGAGCGATAAAAAGTATAAAAAATCCAAAAAGTGGCGTGATAAGGGCAGCAAAGATAGATGAAATCATCATCAATGAAAATTTAGTGGATACTAAAGGCATTAAGATAATTATTACTGAAAAATAA
- the dcd gene encoding dCTP deaminase, translating to MGLKSDSWIRKMSVEKNMIVPFAEEQVGRGVVSYGVSSYGYDIRVGDEFKIFTNIGGTVVDPKNFDEKNVVDFKGDVCIVPPNSFALARTIEYFNMPDNVLAICLGKSTYARCGIIVNVTPFEPGFKGHITIEISNTTPLPAKIYANEGIAQVLFIEGDEPCEVTYADKNGKYQAQEGITLPRILK from the coding sequence ATGGGTTTAAAGTCAGACTCTTGGATAAGAAAAATGTCGGTTGAGAAAAATATGATCGTGCCATTTGCCGAGGAGCAAGTGGGTCGTGGCGTCGTTAGTTACGGCGTTTCTAGCTACGGCTACGATATCCGCGTGGGAGACGAGTTTAAAATTTTTACAAACATCGGTGGAACCGTAGTCGATCCGAAAAATTTCGACGAAAAAAACGTGGTCGATTTTAAGGGCGACGTCTGCATCGTACCGCCAAATTCTTTTGCTCTAGCGCGCACTATCGAGTACTTTAACATGCCTGATAACGTGCTAGCGATCTGCCTTGGCAAAAGCACCTACGCAAGGTGCGGCATCATCGTAAACGTCACACCTTTTGAGCCTGGATTTAAGGGGCACATCACGATAGAAATTTCAAACACGACGCCACTTCCTGCAAAAATTTATGCGAACGAAGGCATCGCGCAGGTGCTATTTATCGAGGGTGATGAGCCTTGCGAAGTGACGTATGCTGACAAAAACGGCAAATACCAAGCTCAAGAAGGCATCACACTGCCAAGAATTTTGAAGTAA
- a CDS encoding formyltransferase family protein, producing MKILFLSEDKELAKFLEEDSNTLVKTIEKIDEEFVLKNKIDFILSYGYRYILPYEVLRHFSGRAINLHISLLPYNRGADPNFWSFVDNTPKGVSIHYMDTGLDTGKVIAQKKINFDASKESFATSYNTLQVEIRKLFKSCWQEIKALKPADNSSCQAIVNKGTYHRVADKEKYMYLLKDGWDTNIAYFLNRIKNI from the coding sequence ATGAAAATTTTGTTTCTTAGCGAGGATAAAGAACTAGCTAAATTTTTAGAAGAAGATTCAAATACGCTAGTAAAAACAATAGAAAAAATAGATGAAGAATTTGTGCTAAAAAATAAGATAGATTTTATTCTGAGTTATGGCTATAGATATATTTTACCTTATGAGGTATTAAGACATTTTTCTGGAAGAGCAATTAATTTACATATTTCACTGTTGCCATACAATAGAGGAGCAGACCCTAATTTCTGGTCTTTTGTAGATAACACACCAAAAGGTGTTAGCATCCATTATATGGATACAGGGCTAGATACTGGAAAAGTCATAGCTCAAAAAAAGATAAATTTTGATGCATCGAAGGAGAGTTTTGCTACCAGTTACAATACTTTACAAGTAGAGATTCGGAAATTATTTAAGTCGTGTTGGCAGGAGATTAAAGCATTAAAGCCAGCTGACAACTCTAGCTGTCAAGCCATTGTTAACAAGGGCACCTATCATAGGGTGGCAGACAAGGAGAAGTATATGTATCTTTTGAAAGATGGCTGGGATACTAATATCGCATATTTTCTAAATAGAATAAAAAATATTTAA
- the pseB gene encoding UDP-N-acetylglucosamine 4,6-dehydratase (inverting): MFNNKSILITGGTGSFGKKYTEILLKKYNPKRLVIYSRDELKQYEMAQVFKDKAMRFFIGDVRDYKRLRTAMNGIDYVIHAAAMKHVPIAEYNPMECIKTNIDGAQNVIDASLECGVSKVIALSTDKACNPVNLYGATKLASDKLFVAANNIVGDKKTRFSVVRYGNVVGSRGSVVPLFKKLIAQGEKELPITHEKMTRFWITLEQGVNFVLKNFERMKGGEIFIPKIPSMTMVDLAKALAPDLGVKIIGIRPGEKMHEMMISRDDAHLTYEFDDYYVISPSIQFLTAQDFSTNALHQKGKPVSEDFEYSSNTNKIWLDRAGLLEMIGDAK, translated from the coding sequence ATGTTTAACAACAAATCGATATTGATCACCGGCGGAACAGGAAGTTTTGGTAAAAAATACACCGAAATTTTGTTAAAAAAATATAACCCAAAAAGGCTAGTTATCTACTCACGCGACGAGCTAAAGCAATACGAAATGGCTCAAGTCTTTAAAGACAAAGCAATGCGTTTTTTCATCGGCGACGTGAGGGACTATAAGCGCTTAAGAACCGCGATGAACGGCATAGACTACGTCATCCACGCAGCTGCAATGAAACACGTACCAATCGCAGAATACAACCCAATGGAGTGCATCAAAACAAACATTGACGGCGCTCAAAACGTTATCGACGCCTCTTTGGAATGTGGCGTCAGCAAGGTAATCGCTCTCTCAACCGACAAAGCTTGCAACCCTGTAAATTTATACGGAGCCACAAAACTGGCAAGCGACAAGCTCTTTGTTGCTGCAAATAACATTGTTGGAGACAAAAAAACAAGATTTAGCGTCGTAAGATATGGAAACGTCGTTGGCTCTCGTGGCTCAGTCGTGCCACTTTTTAAAAAGCTGATCGCACAAGGAGAAAAGGAGCTTCCTATCACGCATGAGAAGATGACTAGGTTTTGGATCACGCTTGAACAAGGCGTAAATTTCGTCCTTAAAAACTTTGAGAGGATGAAAGGCGGCGAAATTTTCATACCAAAGATCCCGTCGATGACGATGGTCGATCTCGCAAAAGCCCTTGCACCAGACCTTGGCGTCAAGATCATAGGCATCCGCCCAGGCGAAAAGATGCATGAGATGATGATCTCAAGAGACGACGCGCATCTTACATACGAATTTGATGATTACTACGTTATTAGTCCGTCTATCCAGTTTTTAACAGCGCAAGACTTCTCAACAAATGCTCTTCATCAAAAGGGCAAACCAGTGAGCGAGGACTTTGAATATAGCTCAAATACAAATAAAATTTGGCTCGATAGAGCAGGCCTTCTTGAGATGATAGGAGATGCTAAATGA
- the pseC gene encoding UDP-4-amino-4,6-dideoxy-N-acetyl-beta-L-altrosamine transaminase encodes MIPYSRQQITEEDIKVVVDALRDDILTGGQKVSQFEEELAKYVGVKHVIAMNSATSALHVAYLSLGVKDGDEVITTPITFAATANAALMAGAQVKFCDVKANGNIDEEKIPALITPKTKVITAVDYGGNPVELDKIINLAKKHGIKVIDDASHALGSVQNGVKVGIKADISIFSFHPVKPITTLEGGALATNDDELARLARLYRSHGITKTKLWDSDMSLLGYNYRITDVACALGLSQLKRLDSFIAKRNEIAKFYDEKFSGCEYFKTIKIPANTTSSRHLYPVLLDEKFWDKKEQIFEALLQKGVGVQVHYKPTYKFSFYKELLGEISLPNAEKFYSAELSIPCHHGMSVDDAKFVASTLFDVLKSFSE; translated from the coding sequence ATGATCCCTTACAGCCGTCAGCAGATCACAGAAGAGGATATCAAGGTAGTAGTAGATGCACTAAGAGATGACATCTTAACAGGTGGCCAAAAGGTTAGTCAATTTGAAGAGGAGCTGGCAAAGTATGTTGGCGTAAAGCATGTGATCGCTATGAACTCAGCCACTTCGGCCCTTCATGTAGCCTATCTAAGCCTAGGCGTAAAAGACGGCGATGAAGTGATCACGACGCCCATCACCTTTGCAGCCACTGCAAATGCGGCTTTGATGGCAGGAGCGCAGGTCAAATTTTGCGACGTAAAAGCAAATGGCAACATCGATGAAGAGAAAATTCCAGCTCTAATCACACCAAAGACAAAGGTTATAACTGCGGTTGATTACGGCGGTAACCCCGTGGAGCTAGATAAGATCATAAATTTAGCCAAAAAACACGGCATAAAAGTGATAGACGACGCCTCTCACGCCCTTGGTAGTGTGCAAAACGGCGTAAAAGTGGGCATTAAGGCTGATATTAGCATATTTAGCTTTCACCCTGTAAAGCCTATCACCACGCTTGAGGGCGGTGCGCTTGCTACAAACGACGATGAGCTTGCAAGGCTTGCAAGGCTTTATAGAAGCCACGGCATCACCAAAACAAAGCTTTGGGATAGCGACATGAGCCTGCTTGGATACAACTACAGGATCACAGACGTGGCCTGCGCTTTGGGACTTAGTCAGCTAAAAAGGCTGGACAGCTTTATCGCTAAAAGAAATGAGATAGCTAAATTTTATGATGAGAAATTTAGTGGGTGCGAGTATTTTAAAACTATAAAGATCCCAGCAAATACAACTAGCTCAAGGCACCTATATCCAGTGCTTTTGGATGAGAAATTTTGGGATAAAAAAGAGCAAATTTTTGAAGCGCTCTTGCAAAAAGGCGTTGGCGTGCAGGTGCATTATAAGCCAACATATAAATTTAGCTTTTACAAAGAGCTACTTGGCGAAATTTCACTACCAAATGCGGAGAAATTTTATAGCGCTGAGCTTAGCATACCATGCCACCATGGCATGAGCGTGGATGATGCTAAATTTGTTGCAAGCACGCTATTTGATGTGCTAAAAAGTTTTAGTGAGTAA
- the pseF gene encoding pseudaminic acid cytidylyltransferase, which produces MICIIPARGGSKRIPGKNIKDFLGKPLIAYSIKAALNSKVFSEVIVSTDDEMIANVAREFGASVPFFRDASLSDDYATSTDVIKDAIRRVKSSFSDVCCLYATAPLITAEILKEAAGEFKRQECKFLFSATAFDFPIQRAIKLDENARVSMFYPQFEKTRSQDLEPAFHDAGAFYFGKKEAWLECSALFTSHSKAYLLPRNLVCDIDTLEDFEFAKKLYLINNGKI; this is translated from the coding sequence ATGATCTGCATTATCCCAGCAAGAGGCGGCAGTAAGAGAATACCTGGTAAAAATATCAAAGACTTTTTAGGCAAGCCCTTAATCGCATATAGCATCAAGGCTGCGCTAAATTCTAAAGTTTTTAGCGAAGTGATAGTAAGTACTGATGATGAAATGATCGCAAATGTGGCTAGAGAATTTGGAGCTAGCGTGCCATTTTTTAGAGATGCGAGCCTAAGCGATGACTACGCGACAAGCACTGACGTGATAAAAGACGCGATAAGACGCGTAAAATCTAGCTTTAGTGACGTCTGCTGCCTTTATGCCACAGCACCGCTTATAACGGCTGAAATTTTAAAAGAGGCCGCAGGAGAGTTTAAAAGGCAGGAATGTAAATTTTTATTTTCAGCGACTGCGTTTGATTTTCCTATACAAAGGGCGATAAAGCTTGACGAAAACGCTAGAGTTAGTATGTTTTATCCTCAGTTTGAAAAGACACGCTCACAAGATCTTGAGCCTGCATTTCATGACGCTGGGGCATTTTATTTTGGCAAAAAAGAGGCTTGGCTGGAGTGCAGTGCTTTGTTTACATCACACTCAAAGGCATATTTATTGCCAAGAAATTTAGTCTGCGATATTGATACACTAGAGGATTTTGAGTTTGCTAAGAAGCTTTATTTGATAAATAATGGAAAGATTTGA
- the pseG gene encoding UDP-2,4-diacetamido-2,4,6-trideoxy-beta-L-altropyranose hydrolase, whose protein sequence is MKEFKGLPLLKTLVRADSSSKIGHGHIRRDILLAKKFNDISFASLRLDGDIFDEINYSKFSLTSGEIDELCELIKDNKFELLIIDHYGFSFEDERAIKEKTGIKILSFDDTYEKHFADYILNVNLYAQKARYEGLVEKSCEVFCGSEFLLVRDEFYEEAQVKREKIYDYAIILGGTDISGLSAKISEKLLLKNQKTAVITTSGNKNLSALKELSSKSENFSLFVDSKNVARLMNEAKMLIITASSLVNEAYVLGAKFKAICVADNQKEIFAWLKENGYEAYWGDEICLSL, encoded by the coding sequence TTGAAAGAATTTAAAGGACTCCCCCTGCTAAAAACGCTCGTGCGTGCTGATAGTAGCAGCAAGATAGGGCATGGGCACATTAGGCGAGACATTTTGCTTGCTAAAAAATTTAACGACATCTCATTTGCATCTTTGAGGCTAGATGGTGACATTTTTGATGAGATAAACTACTCTAAATTTAGCTTAACAAGTGGCGAGATAGATGAGCTTTGCGAGCTTATAAAAGATAATAAATTTGAACTTCTCATCATCGATCACTACGGCTTTAGCTTTGAAGACGAAAGAGCTATAAAAGAAAAAACTGGCATTAAAATTTTATCATTTGACGACACTTACGAAAAACATTTTGCAGACTACATATTAAATGTAAATTTGTATGCGCAAAAGGCAAGATATGAGGGGCTGGTAGAAAAAAGCTGTGAGGTATTTTGCGGAAGCGAGTTTTTGCTAGTTAGAGATGAGTTTTATGAAGAAGCTCAGGTAAAAAGGGAGAAAATTTACGACTATGCTATCATTCTTGGAGGCACTGATATCTCAGGGCTAAGTGCTAAAATTTCAGAAAAATTGCTTCTTAAAAACCAAAAAACAGCCGTCATAACAACAAGTGGAAATAAAAACTTAAGCGCCTTAAAAGAGCTATCAAGTAAGAGTGAAAATTTCAGCCTTTTTGTAGATAGTAAAAACGTAGCAAGGCTGATGAATGAAGCCAAAATGCTCATCATAACAGCAAGCTCGCTTGTAAATGAAGCTTATGTTTTGGGAGCCAAATTTAAAGCCATTTGCGTAGCGGATAATCAAAAAGAGATCTTTGCCTGGCTAAAAGAAAACGGATATGAAGCTTACTGGGGAGATGAAATTTGCTTAAGCTTATAA
- the pseH gene encoding UDP-4-amino-4,6-dideoxy-N-acetyl-beta-L-altrosamine N-acetyltransferase — MLKLINFISLNDEQKLMVLKWRNDECIAKFMKNKSVGKEEHFAFLERLKSIQDKIYFLVKDESEFIGVISFVNITKESCEFGVYKNPELKGVGKKLLDLIKEYAFFTLKVGSLKAKAYNNNKKSARAL; from the coding sequence TTGCTTAAGCTTATAAATTTTATCTCGCTTAATGACGAGCAAAAGCTGATGGTCTTAAAGTGGCGAAATGACGAATGTATAGCTAAATTTATGAAAAATAAAAGCGTTGGCAAAGAGGAGCATTTTGCTTTTTTAGAGAGATTAAAGAGCATTCAAGATAAGATTTATTTTTTAGTAAAAGACGAGAGTGAATTTATCGGAGTGATAAGCTTTGTTAATATCACAAAAGAAAGTTGCGAATTTGGCGTTTATAAAAACCCGGAGCTAAAAGGAGTGGGCAAAAAACTGCTTGATCTCATAAAAGAGTATGCATTTTTTACATTAAAGGTTGGCTCGCTAAAGGCAAAAGCTTATAATAACAACAAAAAAAGCGCTCGCGCTTTATAA